In one window of Tenacibaculum mesophilum DNA:
- a CDS encoding EamA family transporter, which produces MKESKPLIIAAFIAIYVIWGSTYLLNKIVVTEVSPLLLAAIRFSISGALIMLIAKFLKVPITVTKKQLLNSAIAGFLFLVYGNGMFVWALKFVDSGFGALLAATQPLFVLLLLRLIDGKKMQRQSIIGVVLGIIGMYLLVSQNEITTSKDMLIGIFMIFSCVLSWSYGSVFVSKAKLPKNFFVSTGYQMLFAGGLLFTASLLLGENWSSPLDWSFKAQGAMFLLIVFGSIVAFTSFNYLLKIVPTEKVSTSAYVNPVVALFLGWYFLDETLTTQSVIASIVLLSGVYFITSRKRISKLKVTSKPQKV; this is translated from the coding sequence ATGAAAGAATCTAAACCACTAATTATAGCGGCTTTTATTGCTATTTATGTCATTTGGGGATCCACTTATTTATTGAATAAAATTGTTGTTACAGAAGTATCTCCGTTATTATTAGCGGCCATTCGTTTTTCTATATCGGGAGCATTAATTATGTTAATAGCTAAGTTTTTAAAAGTACCTATTACAGTAACCAAAAAGCAACTTTTAAACTCTGCGATAGCAGGCTTCCTTTTTTTAGTATATGGAAATGGAATGTTTGTTTGGGCATTAAAGTTTGTTGATAGCGGTTTTGGAGCGTTATTAGCGGCAACACAGCCATTATTTGTATTATTACTACTACGTTTAATTGATGGAAAAAAGATGCAACGACAATCAATTATAGGAGTAGTTTTAGGGATTATAGGAATGTATTTATTGGTTAGTCAAAATGAAATAACAACTTCAAAAGATATGCTAATAGGAATTTTTATGATTTTTTCTTGTGTTTTAAGTTGGAGTTATGGTAGTGTATTTGTTTCTAAAGCCAAACTTCCTAAAAACTTTTTTGTAAGTACAGGTTACCAAATGCTTTTTGCAGGTGGCTTACTTTTTACTGCATCTTTATTATTAGGTGAAAACTGGTCTTCTCCCTTGGATTGGTCTTTTAAAGCGCAAGGAGCTATGTTTTTATTAATAGTTTTTGGAAGTATTGTAGCTTTTACATCTTTTAACTACTTGTTAAAAATTGTTCCTACAGAAAAAGTATCAACATCAGCGTATGTAAATCCTGTCGTAGCCTTGTTTTTAGGATGGTATTTTTTAGATGAAACCTTAACAACACAATCGGTAATAGCGTCTATTGTATTATTATCAGGAGTTTATTTTATTACGTCAAGAAAACGAATATCAAAACTTAAAGTAACTTCTAAACCACAAAAAGTATAA
- a CDS encoding type 1 glutamine amidotransferase domain-containing protein: MKKVVFVLTSHEELGNTGEKTGFWIEEFAAPYYLLKDKGVEVTLASPKGGQPPIDPKSNEPDFQTPATLRFNKDEELQNVMANTAKLSDISEADYDAIFYPGGHGPLWDLAEDKHSIALIEAFYTNDKPVGAVCHAPIVLKDAQVNGEPLVKNKKVTGFSNTEEEIMQLTSIVPFLVEDELKNKGGIYSKAGDWQEYVIEDGNLITGQNPASSELVAEKLLAKL, translated from the coding sequence ATGAAAAAAGTAGTATTTGTACTAACTAGTCATGAAGAGCTAGGAAATACAGGAGAAAAAACAGGTTTTTGGATTGAAGAATTTGCAGCACCTTATTATCTATTAAAAGATAAAGGAGTAGAAGTGACTCTAGCATCTCCAAAAGGAGGACAACCACCAATTGACCCTAAAAGTAATGAACCAGATTTTCAAACACCAGCAACACTTCGTTTTAATAAAGATGAAGAACTTCAAAATGTCATGGCGAACACTGCAAAGTTAAGTGATATTAGTGAGGCTGATTATGATGCTATTTTTTATCCAGGAGGACATGGACCTTTATGGGATTTAGCTGAAGATAAACATTCTATAGCTTTAATAGAAGCTTTTTATACAAACGATAAGCCAGTTGGTGCTGTTTGTCATGCGCCTATAGTATTAAAAGATGCACAAGTAAATGGAGAGCCTTTAGTTAAAAATAAAAAAGTAACTGGTTTTTCTAATACAGAAGAAGAGATAATGCAATTAACTTCAATTGTGCCATTTTTAGTGGAAGATGAGCTAAAAAACAAAGGCGGAATTTATAGTAAAGCAGGAGATTGGCAAGAATATGTTATTGAAGACGGAAATTTAATTACAGGACAAAACCCAGCTTCATCAGAGTTAGTAGCTGAAAAATTACTGGCAAAATTATAG
- a CDS encoding Crp/Fnr family transcriptional regulator, which yields MSTSVSNVFKDLQLESEELKVVEDIFSEVTYKKGDMILHTNEKVYYQYYVIKGCLRTFFMDTKGKEHTIQFAIHDWWISDYIGYFSESESILAIECITDAIVLKVAKNDLDNIYEKVPKIEHFFRKKLERSTVRFQKRILNNLVLSAKERYHLFLQTYPNIEQQIKNYHLASYLGITTESLSRIRKDTL from the coding sequence ATGAGTACATCTGTTAGTAATGTGTTTAAAGATCTTCAGTTAGAAAGTGAAGAATTAAAGGTAGTTGAGGATATTTTTTCAGAAGTAACTTATAAAAAAGGTGATATGATATTACATACTAACGAGAAAGTATACTATCAATATTATGTAATAAAAGGTTGTTTACGAACTTTTTTTATGGATACTAAAGGAAAAGAACATACCATACAATTTGCAATTCACGATTGGTGGATTAGTGATTATATAGGTTACTTTTCTGAATCAGAATCGATACTTGCCATTGAATGTATTACCGATGCTATTGTATTAAAAGTAGCCAAGAATGATTTAGATAATATTTATGAAAAAGTTCCTAAAATAGAACATTTTTTTAGAAAAAAGTTAGAGCGTTCAACAGTGCGATTTCAAAAAAGAATCTTAAATAATTTGGTGTTATCAGCTAAAGAGAGGTATCATTTGTTTTTACAAACCTATCCAAACATAGAGCAACAAATTAAAAACTATCATTTAGCATCTTATTTAGGAATAACAACCGAAAGTTTAAGTAGAATACGAAAAGATACATTATAA
- a CDS encoding class I SAM-dependent methyltransferase — MKEDLHQLFTEFQNSIQKNDFVKLTLSKPIRKSDDLSNVYVRQITLKGDVCFQFLYRYKTNDQAKNYSFEESIEELTLLLSEKFRAATLFTLENDLLVFLSKKKKVSYKTTQPSFKNKLPETHDKPKEKRAKNSEYLYHLGITDKEGKVIPKMADKYRQINKYLEIIEAQIQSVKLPNHINIVDMGSGKGYLTFALYDYLVNQKGYTASVTGIELRESLVNYCNNIAKKCGFKGLLFVAQPIQEYDNDKIDILIALHACDTATDDAIYKGLVSKAELIICAPCCHKQIRQQVKGKEQESPLLKYGIFKERQFEMVTDTIRALILEKNNYTTKVFEFISNEHTRKNVMLIGAKSSKKVDEKRIEAKISELKGAYQIEQHYLEGLL; from the coding sequence ATGAAAGAAGACTTACACCAACTATTTACAGAGTTCCAAAATAGTATACAAAAAAACGATTTTGTAAAATTGACTTTAAGTAAACCAATTCGTAAAAGTGATGACTTGTCGAATGTATACGTTCGTCAAATAACGCTAAAAGGAGACGTGTGTTTTCAGTTTTTATATCGATATAAAACAAACGACCAGGCAAAAAATTATTCATTTGAAGAGAGTATAGAAGAATTAACTCTTTTACTTTCAGAAAAGTTTAGAGCGGCGACATTATTTACGTTGGAAAATGATTTATTAGTGTTTCTTTCTAAGAAGAAGAAAGTAAGCTATAAAACTACACAACCTAGTTTTAAAAATAAGTTACCAGAAACCCATGACAAACCCAAAGAGAAAAGAGCCAAAAACAGCGAGTATTTATATCATTTGGGAATAACTGATAAAGAGGGAAAGGTAATCCCCAAAATGGCGGATAAATACCGTCAAATTAATAAGTATTTAGAAATTATAGAAGCGCAAATACAATCGGTTAAGTTACCTAATCATATCAATATTGTTGACATGGGGTCAGGAAAGGGGTATTTAACCTTTGCTTTATATGATTATTTGGTAAATCAAAAAGGGTATACAGCTAGTGTTACAGGTATTGAATTGCGTGAAAGTTTGGTAAATTATTGTAATAATATTGCTAAAAAATGTGGGTTCAAAGGTTTATTATTTGTAGCACAACCTATTCAGGAGTATGACAATGATAAAATAGATATTTTAATAGCTTTACATGCTTGTGATACAGCTACAGATGATGCTATATACAAAGGGTTGGTTTCTAAAGCAGAGTTAATCATTTGTGCACCGTGTTGTCATAAACAAATCCGTCAACAAGTAAAAGGAAAAGAGCAGGAGAGTCCTTTGTTAAAATATGGTATTTTTAAAGAACGTCAGTTTGAAATGGTTACTGACACCATACGCGCTTTAATTTTAGAGAAGAATAATTATACTACGAAAGTTTTTGAATTTATAAGCAACGAACATACACGTAAAAATGTAATGCTGATAGGTGCTAAATCATCTAAAAAGGTAGATGAAAAACGTATTGAAGCTAAAATTTCAGAATTAAAAGGAGCTTATCAAATAGAACAACACTATTTAGAGGGCTTACTATAA
- the hisIE gene encoding bifunctional phosphoribosyl-AMP cyclohydrolase/phosphoribosyl-ATP diphosphatase HisIE, producing MNIDFTKGNGLIPVVIQNNTTLQVLMLGYMNKEAFIKTQKEGKVTFYSRSKNRLWTKGEESGNFLWVKDIQIDCDNDTLLIKVTPEGPTCHKGTTSCFGEETSKGFLYSLESTISDRIDNDVETSYTNKLFKKGINKVAQKVGEEAVEVVIEAKDNNDELFKNEAADLLYHYLILLKAKGFKLTDIESVLKNRN from the coding sequence ATGAATATAGATTTTACAAAAGGAAACGGGTTAATTCCTGTTGTTATTCAAAACAATACTACTTTGCAGGTGTTAATGCTGGGTTATATGAATAAAGAAGCCTTTATCAAAACACAAAAAGAAGGAAAAGTTACTTTTTATAGCCGAAGTAAAAATAGACTTTGGACAAAAGGTGAAGAATCAGGAAATTTTTTATGGGTAAAAGATATTCAAATAGATTGTGATAATGATACTTTATTGATTAAAGTAACTCCAGAAGGACCAACCTGTCATAAAGGAACAACTTCTTGTTTTGGAGAAGAAACCTCTAAAGGTTTTTTATATTCGCTAGAAAGTACTATTTCTGACAGAATAGATAATGATGTTGAAACTTCTTACACTAATAAACTTTTTAAAAAAGGCATTAATAAAGTAGCTCAAAAAGTAGGAGAGGAGGCAGTAGAAGTAGTTATTGAAGCAAAAGATAATAATGATGAGTTATTTAAAAATGAAGCAGCTGATTTACTATATCATTATTTAATTTTATTAAAGGCTAAAGGTTTTAAGCTAACAGATATTGAAAGTGTTTTGAAAAATAGAAATTAA
- the hisF gene encoding imidazole glycerol phosphate synthase subunit HisF, with product MLKKRIIPCLDIKNGRTVKGVNFIDIKDAGDPVELAKQYVKQGADELVFLDITATLENRKTLVTLVKTIAREINIPFTVGGGISTVEDAVALIQAGADKVSINSSAVKNPQLITDLKNRFGSQFVVVAIDTKNVNGEWKVFTKGGTFETELETVSWATGVEKLGAGEILLTSMNSDGTKNGFDIEVTNAVSKAVNIPVIASGGAGKVEHFTEVFTKTQASAGLAASIFHFDEIPVPVLKNELKKQNIAIR from the coding sequence ATGTTAAAGAAAAGAATTATTCCATGTTTGGATATAAAAAATGGAAGAACGGTTAAAGGGGTCAATTTTATAGATATTAAAGATGCTGGAGATCCAGTAGAATTAGCAAAACAATATGTAAAACAAGGAGCGGATGAATTAGTATTTTTAGATATTACAGCTACTTTAGAAAATAGAAAAACCTTAGTTACATTAGTAAAAACAATTGCACGAGAGATTAATATTCCTTTTACTGTCGGTGGAGGTATTAGTACTGTTGAAGATGCAGTGGCGTTAATACAAGCTGGAGCAGATAAAGTAAGCATCAATTCTTCCGCAGTAAAAAATCCACAATTAATTACGGATTTAAAAAATCGGTTTGGGAGTCAGTTTGTAGTTGTAGCTATTGATACGAAAAATGTAAATGGGGAATGGAAAGTGTTCACCAAAGGAGGTACTTTTGAAACCGAACTAGAAACTGTGAGTTGGGCTACAGGGGTTGAAAAATTAGGCGCAGGTGAAATTCTATTAACTTCTATGAATAGTGATGGTACTAAAAACGGATTTGACATTGAAGTAACCAATGCAGTGAGTAAAGCTGTTAATATTCCTGTGATTGCTTCTGGTGGTGCTGGAAAAGTAGAGCACTTTACTGAAGTCTTTACCAAAACCCAAGCTAGTGCAGGATTAGCTGCTAGTATCTTTCACTTTGATGAAATACCAGTACCCGTACTAAAAAACGAATTAAAAAAACAAAACATAGCTATACGATGA
- the hisA gene encoding 1-(5-phosphoribosyl)-5-[(5-phosphoribosylamino)methylideneamino]imidazole-4-carboxamide isomerase, producing MRIIPAIDIIEGKCVRLTKGDYDTKKIYNESPLEVAKEFEANGIEYLHVVDLDGAKSSRIINHKVLEQIATKTNLKIDFGGGLKSDEDARTAFESGANQITGGSIAVKNPDTFIGWLTKYGKDKIILGADCKDRKIATNGWLQTSEVDVVEFISEYQEIGILNTICTDVAKDGMLQGASLDLYLEILSKTSVNLIASGGVACINDLHRLKEIGCEGAIVGKAIYEGNISLKELQEFIS from the coding sequence ATGAGAATTATACCCGCAATAGATATTATAGAAGGAAAATGTGTCCGCTTGACTAAGGGCGATTATGATACCAAAAAAATATATAATGAAAGTCCGTTAGAAGTAGCAAAAGAATTTGAGGCAAACGGAATAGAATACTTACATGTTGTTGATTTAGATGGCGCAAAATCTAGTCGAATTATAAACCACAAAGTATTAGAGCAAATAGCAACGAAAACGAATTTAAAAATTGATTTTGGAGGAGGTCTAAAGTCAGATGAAGATGCTCGAACTGCATTTGAAAGTGGTGCAAACCAAATAACAGGAGGAAGCATAGCGGTAAAAAATCCAGATACATTTATTGGATGGCTTACTAAATACGGAAAGGATAAAATAATTTTGGGAGCTGATTGTAAAGATAGAAAAATTGCGACCAATGGTTGGTTACAAACCTCAGAAGTTGATGTTGTTGAATTTATAAGTGAATATCAAGAAATAGGTATTTTAAACACAATTTGTACCGATGTAGCTAAAGACGGGATGTTACAAGGAGCTTCTTTAGATTTATATTTAGAAATTTTGAGTAAAACTTCAGTCAACTTAATAGCGAGTGGAGGAGTAGCCTGTATCAATGACTTACATCGATTAAAAGAAATTGGTTGTGAAGGAGCCATTGTAGGAAAAGCCATTTATGAAGGAAATATAAGTTTGAAAGAATTACAAGAATTTATAAGTTAA
- the hisH gene encoding imidazole glycerol phosphate synthase subunit HisH, with product MIAIIKYNAGNIRSVQNALTRLGYESIITDNPEEIQLADKVIFPGVGEASSAMQYLKERNLDELIVSLKQPVLGICLGLQLMCTYSEEGNTKCLGIFDACTKQFPPKEKVPHMGWNNFSELKSSKLLTSIALEDDVYYVHGYYAEVSKNTLAICDYILPFSTVMQQDNFYAMQFHPEKSADVGELLLKNFLEL from the coding sequence ATGATAGCTATTATAAAATATAATGCTGGAAATATACGATCGGTACAAAATGCGCTAACTCGCTTGGGGTACGAAAGTATTATAACTGATAATCCAGAAGAAATACAATTAGCAGATAAAGTAATATTTCCTGGGGTTGGAGAAGCAAGTTCAGCAATGCAATACTTAAAAGAAAGAAATCTTGATGAGTTAATTGTTTCTCTAAAACAACCTGTACTAGGAATTTGTCTAGGATTACAGTTAATGTGCACATACTCAGAAGAAGGAAATACCAAATGTTTGGGCATTTTTGATGCGTGCACAAAACAGTTTCCACCAAAAGAAAAAGTCCCACATATGGGATGGAATAACTTTTCTGAATTAAAATCATCTAAACTGCTTACAAGCATAGCTTTAGAAGACGATGTATACTATGTTCATGGGTATTATGCAGAAGTATCTAAAAACACACTGGCAATCTGCGATTATATTCTTCCGTTCAGTACCGTTATGCAGCAAGATAATTTTTATGCGATGCAATTTCATCCAGAAAAATCAGCTGATGTTGGAGAGCTGTTATTGAAGAATTTTTTAGAGTTATAA
- the hisB gene encoding bifunctional histidinol-phosphatase/imidazoleglycerol-phosphate dehydratase HisB, translating to MKKILFIDRDGTLIKEPADEQTDSFEKLQFYPKVFQGLSKIAKELDFELVLVTNQDGLGTEAYPENTFWPVHNFVMNTLKEEGIEFVEEIIDRTFAKDNQPTRKPNTGLLTKYFSKEYDLKNSFVIGDRLTDIELAKNLGAQGIYINDETNLGTDEITVKREELDDFIALESNDWNTIYEFLKLEERSATIERNTNETQIKIDLNLDGTGKSTINTGIAFFDHMLDQIARHGQMDLNIQVTGDLDVDEHHTIEDTAIALGEVFYKALGNKLGIERYGFCLPMDDCLAQIAIDFGGRNWLVWEADFKREMIGKMPTEMFYHFFKSFTDGAKCNLNIKAEGTNEHHKIEAIFKAFAKAIKVAVKRDVDKMILPSTKGVL from the coding sequence ATGAAAAAAATATTATTTATAGATAGAGATGGTACCTTAATTAAAGAACCAGCAGATGAACAAACAGATTCGTTTGAGAAATTACAATTCTATCCAAAGGTTTTTCAAGGATTGAGTAAAATAGCCAAAGAGCTTGACTTTGAATTAGTGTTAGTTACTAATCAAGACGGATTAGGAACAGAAGCATATCCAGAAAATACGTTTTGGCCAGTACATAACTTTGTGATGAACACCTTAAAAGAAGAAGGTATTGAGTTCGTAGAAGAAATCATTGACAGAACCTTTGCTAAAGACAACCAACCTACAAGAAAACCAAACACAGGCTTATTAACAAAATATTTCTCTAAAGAATATGATTTGAAAAACTCTTTTGTGATTGGTGACCGTTTAACCGATATAGAACTTGCTAAAAACTTGGGAGCTCAAGGAATTTACATAAATGATGAAACAAATTTAGGAACTGATGAAATTACTGTAAAAAGAGAGGAACTAGATGATTTTATAGCTTTAGAGAGTAACGATTGGAACACTATTTATGAGTTTTTAAAATTAGAAGAACGTTCAGCAACTATTGAACGTAATACAAATGAAACTCAAATTAAAATTGATTTGAATTTAGATGGAACGGGAAAAAGTACAATAAATACTGGTATTGCTTTTTTCGATCATATGTTAGATCAAATAGCGCGTCACGGTCAAATGGATTTAAACATCCAAGTAACAGGTGATCTAGACGTAGATGAACACCACACCATTGAAGATACTGCAATTGCTTTAGGAGAAGTATTTTATAAAGCATTGGGAAATAAACTAGGAATTGAACGTTACGGGTTTTGTTTACCAATGGATGATTGCTTAGCTCAAATAGCCATTGACTTTGGTGGAAGAAACTGGTTAGTTTGGGAGGCAGATTTTAAACGAGAAATGATAGGGAAAATGCCTACGGAAATGTTTTATCACTTCTTTAAGTCGTTTACCGATGGTGCTAAGTGTAATTTGAATATCAAAGCAGAAGGAACAAACGAACATCATAAAATAGAAGCCATTTTTAAAGCCTTTGCTAAGGCTATAAAAGTAGCAGTAAAAAGAGATGTAGATAAGATGATTTTACCATCAACAAAAGGAGTTTTATAA
- the hisC gene encoding histidinol-phosphate transaminase, producing MKKINLNKIVRTNIQQLKAYSSARDEFKGVAEVYLDANENPFGTLNRYPDPQQIAIKKRLSEIKDVNENQIFIGNGSDEVIDLAFRIFCNPGKDIALTFTPSYGMYNVSAAINDVELIELALNQEFQINTDVLECYLEDENLKIIFICSPNNPTGNCFEDETIEFILSKFKGIVIIDEAYIDFSSKESFINQLKNYPNLIISQTFSKAWGLAGVRVGAAYASKEIIDIYNKVKPPYNISALNQEAVLNKLDNLAQFEIEKNIILNEKEKLEKQLQEIELVKKIYPSEANFILIEVTNANELYNSLVAQKIITRNRNSLVNNCIRITVGSEKENKKLMTALKELSVTPDEVENSF from the coding sequence ATGAAAAAAATAAACTTAAACAAGATAGTACGCACAAACATTCAGCAATTAAAAGCTTATTCTTCTGCTAGAGATGAATTTAAAGGTGTTGCTGAAGTGTATTTAGACGCTAATGAGAATCCGTTTGGTACTTTGAATCGCTATCCAGATCCGCAACAAATAGCAATTAAAAAACGATTGTCTGAGATTAAAGATGTAAATGAGAATCAAATTTTTATAGGAAATGGAAGTGATGAAGTAATCGATTTAGCATTTAGAATATTTTGTAATCCGGGGAAAGACATAGCCTTAACTTTTACACCCTCTTATGGAATGTATAATGTTTCCGCAGCTATTAATGATGTTGAATTGATTGAATTAGCTTTAAATCAAGAATTTCAGATAAATACAGATGTTTTAGAATGTTATTTAGAAGATGAAAATTTAAAAATAATATTCATTTGTTCACCAAATAACCCAACAGGTAACTGTTTTGAAGATGAAACAATTGAGTTTATTCTTAGTAAATTTAAAGGAATTGTAATTATTGATGAAGCTTATATTGATTTTAGTTCTAAAGAATCTTTTATAAATCAATTAAAAAATTACCCTAATTTAATTATAAGTCAAACCTTTAGTAAAGCATGGGGATTGGCAGGTGTTAGAGTAGGAGCAGCCTATGCTAGTAAAGAAATCATTGATATATACAACAAGGTGAAGCCTCCTTATAATATCAGTGCTTTAAATCAAGAAGCTGTACTTAATAAGTTAGATAACTTAGCACAGTTTGAGATTGAGAAAAATATCATTCTCAATGAAAAGGAAAAACTAGAAAAACAGCTACAAGAAATTGAATTGGTAAAAAAGATATATCCTTCTGAAGCTAATTTTATACTAATTGAAGTTACAAACGCTAATGAATTGTATAACTCATTAGTAGCTCAAAAAATTATAACTAGAAACAGGAATAGTTTAGTAAATAATTGCATACGAATTACGGTAGGAAGCGAGAAAGAAAACAAGAAATTAATGACTGCATTAAAGGAATTGAGTGTTACACCTGATGAAGTTGAAAATTCATTTTAA
- the hisD gene encoding histidinol dehydrogenase — protein sequence MKIIKNPGKKTWESLCKRVTLSENSLQETVQTILNDVKLNKDRALKKYTQLFDGVLLTELEVSKKELEEAQNLVSEELKSAIQLAKNNIEAFHNTQKETPKKITTTKGVTCWRKSVAVEKVGLYIPGGSAPLFSTILMLGVPAKIAGCKEIVLCTPTNKEGKINPAILYTASLVGVTKIFKVGGAQAIGAMAYGTETVPQVYKILGPGNQFVTKAKELIQQQGVAIDMPAGPSEVLVIADETSNPVFVASDLLSQAEHGADSQAILATTSEKVAQNVITELNKQIEELPRKELAKKAIGNSFAVVLNSSEECIQFSNEYAPEHLIIASEKASEYIEGIVNAGSVFLGNYSCESAGDYASGTNHTLPTNGYAKNYSGVSLDSFVKKITFQEVTKEGIENIGEAIELMAEAEGLQAHKNAITVRLKELNG from the coding sequence ATGAAAATTATAAAAAATCCAGGGAAAAAAACTTGGGAGTCACTGTGTAAAAGAGTTACTTTAAGTGAAAACAGTTTACAGGAAACAGTACAAACAATACTAAATGATGTAAAGCTTAATAAAGATAGAGCTTTAAAAAAATATACACAGTTATTTGATGGAGTGTTATTAACCGAGTTAGAAGTTTCTAAAAAAGAGTTAGAAGAAGCACAAAACTTAGTTTCAGAAGAATTAAAATCTGCCATACAATTAGCAAAAAATAATATTGAAGCTTTTCACAACACCCAAAAAGAAACACCTAAAAAAATAACAACAACAAAAGGAGTAACTTGTTGGAGAAAAAGTGTAGCAGTAGAGAAAGTAGGCTTGTATATTCCTGGGGGCTCTGCACCATTATTTTCTACTATTTTAATGTTAGGAGTGCCAGCAAAAATAGCGGGTTGTAAAGAAATAGTATTATGTACTCCAACGAATAAAGAAGGTAAGATTAACCCAGCTATTCTATACACTGCTTCTTTGGTAGGAGTAACTAAAATTTTTAAAGTTGGAGGAGCTCAGGCTATTGGAGCGATGGCGTACGGAACAGAAACCGTTCCTCAAGTATATAAAATATTAGGACCAGGGAATCAGTTTGTGACCAAAGCCAAAGAATTGATACAACAACAAGGGGTAGCTATTGATATGCCTGCAGGCCCTAGTGAAGTACTTGTAATTGCAGATGAAACATCAAACCCTGTTTTTGTAGCTTCCGATTTATTATCACAAGCAGAACACGGAGCAGATAGTCAGGCTATTTTAGCTACTACTTCTGAAAAAGTTGCTCAAAATGTTATAACAGAACTAAACAAACAAATAGAAGAATTACCTAGAAAAGAATTAGCTAAAAAAGCAATAGGGAATAGTTTTGCAGTTGTTTTAAATTCTTCTGAAGAATGTATCCAGTTTAGTAATGAATATGCTCCAGAGCACTTAATTATAGCATCAGAAAAAGCTTCTGAATATATCGAAGGAATTGTAAATGCTGGTTCAGTATTCTTAGGAAATTACAGTTGTGAAAGTGCAGGTGATTATGCTAGTGGCACCAATCACACCTTGCCAACTAACGGTTATGCAAAAAACTATAGCGGAGTTTCGTTAGACAGTTTTGTAAAGAAAATTACTTTTCAAGAAGTAACTAAAGAAGGAATTGAAAATATAGGTGAAGCCATAGAATTAATGGCAGAAGCAGAAGGCTTACAAGCGCACAAAAATGCCATTACAGTTAGATTAAAAGAGTTAAATGGCTAA
- the hisG gene encoding ATP phosphoribosyltransferase, whose amino-acid sequence MSKLKIAIQKSGRLNQDSLQILKDCGVSIDNGKDQLKASANNFPLEVFYLRNGDIPQYLKDGVVDIAIIGENLLIEKGEEIQFIEKLGFSKCKVSLAIPKNEKYTGINYFQNKKIATSYPNTVLKFLEKENIKAQLHIINGSVEIAPNIGLADGICDIVSSGSTLFKNNLKEVEVLLKSEAVLAVSPQIKEQQQVILNKLQFRIQSVLKARQSRYVLLNAPNEKLETIINILPGMRSPTVLPLAEEGWSSVHSVLNKNQFWEIIDELKSNGAEGILVCPIEKMVV is encoded by the coding sequence ATGAGTAAATTAAAAATAGCCATACAAAAATCAGGAAGACTCAACCAAGATTCCTTACAAATTTTAAAAGATTGTGGAGTTTCTATTGATAACGGTAAAGATCAATTAAAAGCTTCTGCAAACAATTTTCCTTTAGAGGTTTTTTATCTAAGAAATGGTGATATTCCGCAATATTTAAAAGATGGAGTTGTAGATATAGCCATCATTGGCGAGAATTTATTAATAGAAAAAGGAGAGGAGATTCAATTTATAGAAAAATTAGGTTTTTCAAAATGTAAAGTATCCTTAGCAATTCCTAAAAATGAGAAATATACAGGAATAAACTATTTTCAGAATAAAAAAATAGCAACCTCATACCCGAATACAGTTTTAAAATTTCTAGAAAAAGAGAACATAAAAGCACAATTACATATTATTAATGGTTCAGTAGAAATAGCTCCAAATATTGGATTAGCCGATGGTATTTGTGATATTGTTTCTAGTGGTTCAACTTTATTTAAAAACAATTTAAAGGAGGTAGAAGTTTTATTAAAATCAGAAGCAGTATTAGCGGTTTCTCCTCAAATAAAAGAGCAACAACAAGTAATACTTAACAAGTTACAGTTTAGAATTCAATCAGTATTAAAAGCAAGACAATCAAGGTATGTGCTATTAAACGCTCCGAATGAAAAATTAGAAACAATTATTAATATTTTACCAGGAATGCGCAGTCCAACGGTACTTCCTTTAGCTGAAGAAGGGTGGAGTTCTGTGCACTCTGTATTGAATAAAAATCAATTTTGGGAAATTATAGACGAATTAAAAAGTAATGGAGCAGAAGGTATTTTGGTGTGTCCAATAGAAAAAATGGTTGTTTAA